Proteins encoded together in one Cellulomonas gilvus ATCC 13127 window:
- a CDS encoding phytoene desaturase family protein — translation MRGQREGHTDVVVVGSGPNGLAAAVTCARAGLGVTVLEAQPTAGGGARTLDLGLADGVVHDICSAVHPMAWASPFFRAFDLRARGVQLLTPEVSFAQPLPGGRAGIAYRDLARTVDGLGEDGPAWHALVGRRSEHWQDVVRVALGDKRSIPPGLLPRGLPAAAGFGLAVLEQGTRAWDARFRGDVAPALLTGVAAHAITPMPSLASAGTALLLASLAHAGAGWAVPRGGSRAITDALIADLEAHGGQVLTDHRVRSAADLPHAHAYLFDTTPRTLVAILGERLPARSRRALERFRYGDGAAKVDFVLSGPVPWAAPEVARAGTVHVGGTRAQMAEAESAVAAGRHAEHPMTLVSDPTVVDPSRAVGGLRPLWAYTHVPHGSDLDVTQAVTDQIERFAPGFRDVVVASRCVPAAHLAHHNENYVGGDISAGAATIAQMFARPTLRPDPYATGADGVYLCSASTPPGPGVHGLGGWFAAQRALRDVFGITQAPSLRP, via the coding sequence GTGCGCGGGCAGCGGGAGGGTCACACGGACGTCGTCGTCGTCGGGTCGGGGCCGAACGGGCTCGCGGCCGCGGTGACGTGCGCGCGTGCGGGGCTGGGCGTCACGGTGCTCGAGGCGCAGCCGACCGCGGGAGGCGGCGCCCGCACGCTCGACCTCGGCCTCGCGGACGGAGTGGTGCACGACATCTGCTCGGCCGTGCACCCGATGGCCTGGGCCTCGCCGTTCTTCCGCGCGTTCGACCTGCGTGCGCGGGGCGTGCAGCTGCTCACGCCCGAGGTCTCGTTCGCGCAGCCGCTGCCCGGGGGGCGCGCAGGGATCGCGTACCGGGACCTGGCGCGCACGGTCGACGGGCTCGGCGAGGACGGGCCCGCGTGGCACGCGCTGGTCGGGCGCCGGTCGGAGCACTGGCAGGACGTGGTGCGCGTCGCGCTGGGCGACAAGCGCAGCATCCCGCCGGGTCTGCTGCCGCGGGGTCTGCCGGCGGCCGCGGGGTTCGGGCTCGCGGTGCTCGAGCAGGGCACGCGCGCCTGGGACGCACGGTTCCGGGGCGACGTCGCGCCCGCGCTGCTCACGGGCGTCGCGGCGCACGCGATCACGCCCATGCCGTCGCTGGCGTCCGCGGGCACCGCGCTGCTCCTGGCGAGCCTGGCGCACGCGGGTGCGGGGTGGGCGGTGCCGCGCGGCGGCTCACGCGCGATCACCGATGCGTTGATCGCCGACCTCGAGGCGCACGGCGGGCAGGTGCTCACCGATCACCGCGTGCGCAGCGCCGCGGACCTCCCGCACGCGCACGCCTACCTGTTCGACACCACGCCGCGCACGCTCGTCGCGATCCTCGGCGAACGCCTGCCCGCGCGCAGCCGCCGCGCGCTGGAGCGGTTCCGCTACGGCGACGGCGCCGCGAAGGTGGACTTCGTGCTGTCCGGTCCCGTGCCGTGGGCGGCGCCCGAGGTCGCCCGGGCCGGGACGGTGCACGTCGGCGGCACGCGGGCGCAGATGGCCGAGGCGGAGTCCGCGGTCGCGGCCGGCCGGCACGCCGAGCACCCGATGACGCTGGTGAGCGACCCGACCGTCGTCGACCCCTCCCGTGCGGTCGGCGGGCTGAGGCCGCTGTGGGCGTACACGCACGTGCCGCACGGCTCCGACCTGGACGTCACGCAGGCCGTCACCGACCAGATCGAACGGTTCGCCCCCGGGTTCCGGGACGTGGTCGTCGCGAGCCGGTGCGTGCCCGCCGCGCACCTGGCGCACCACAACGAGAACTACGTCGGGGGCGACATCTCCGCGGGAGCGGCGACCATCGCGCAGATGTTCGCGCGCCCGACGCTGCGCCCGGACCCGTACGCGACCGGGGCCGACGGCGTGTACCTCTGCTCGGCGTCCACGCCGCCCGGGCCGGGCGTGCACGGGCTCGGCGGCTGGTTCGCCGCGCAGCGCGCGCTGCGCGACGTCTTCGGCATCACGCAGGCGCCGTCGTTGCGGCCCTGA
- a CDS encoding HTTM domain-containing protein — translation MTGRALRRIDAALTAPGAGYRLLEVQTLVALVIGMRLVARDWASIADRPAALVDGLTVVSWLPPHLPAWIPVVLAVVGVGGVGLVVARTHARAGFAVAWGAYVVLCALWSSSGKVMHNDALTVWVGLALLLARPPARGQDDRRTVGFGWPPRAALAVLACVYWLTGVQKLRHSGLGWAFGDNMSWVLRQGTSPFVPGLSDWVADHAAVAAAMATGALLLELTAPVWLAWRRTRALFALAVAVMHGSIWLFLGIDYLPWVLTAAAVAVPMSLRSDVRLTDALRPRPRPGAAPDVTREPAAPALR, via the coding sequence GTGACGGGGCGCGCGCTGCGCCGCATCGACGCCGCGCTCACCGCCCCCGGGGCCGGCTACCGGCTGCTCGAGGTCCAGACGCTCGTCGCGCTCGTCATCGGCATGCGGCTGGTCGCCCGGGACTGGGCCTCGATCGCGGACCGGCCCGCGGCGCTCGTCGACGGCCTGACCGTCGTGTCCTGGCTGCCCCCGCACCTGCCCGCCTGGATCCCCGTGGTCCTGGCGGTCGTGGGGGTCGGCGGAGTCGGGCTGGTCGTGGCGCGCACGCACGCACGCGCGGGGTTCGCCGTGGCGTGGGGCGCCTACGTGGTGCTGTGCGCGCTGTGGAGCTCGTCGGGCAAGGTCATGCACAACGACGCGCTGACGGTCTGGGTGGGGCTCGCGCTGCTGCTGGCCCGCCCACCCGCACGCGGGCAGGACGACCGTCGCACCGTCGGGTTCGGCTGGCCCCCGCGGGCCGCGCTCGCGGTGCTGGCGTGCGTGTACTGGCTGACCGGCGTGCAGAAGCTGCGCCACTCGGGCCTCGGCTGGGCGTTCGGCGACAACATGTCCTGGGTGCTGCGGCAGGGCACGTCCCCGTTCGTCCCCGGGCTGTCCGACTGGGTGGCCGACCACGCCGCGGTGGCCGCCGCGATGGCCACGGGCGCGCTGCTGCTCGAGCTCACGGCGCCGGTGTGGCTCGCGTGGCGGCGCACGCGCGCGCTGTTCGCGCTCGCGGTCGCGGTCATGCACGGCAGCATCTGGCTGTTCCTCGGGATCGACTACCTGCCGTGGGTGCTGACCGCGGCCGCCGTGGCCGTGCCGATGTCGCTGCGCTCCGACGTGCGCCTGACCGATGCGCTGCGGCCACGACCCCGCCCGGGTGCCGCACCCGACGTCACGCGCGAGCCCGCGGCACCGGCCCTGCGCTGA
- the mnhG gene encoding monovalent cation/H(+) antiporter subunit G, whose translation MTGSDWDAVADVASALFLLGGAFFVLAAGVGALRFPDLLSRMHAGTKPQTLGLILVLIGLGLRLRSGGAVWALVLVVVLGLLTAPVGAHMVGRAGYRTGKVRSDLLVTDELTRDLESAQRRDEA comes from the coding sequence ATGACGGGCTCCGACTGGGACGCGGTCGCGGACGTCGCGTCCGCGCTGTTCCTGCTGGGCGGCGCGTTCTTCGTGCTCGCGGCGGGTGTGGGGGCCCTGCGCTTCCCGGACCTGCTGTCCCGCATGCACGCGGGCACCAAGCCCCAGACGCTCGGGCTCATCCTCGTGCTGATCGGGCTGGGCCTGCGGCTGCGCTCGGGCGGGGCGGTGTGGGCGCTGGTGCTGGTGGTGGTGCTCGGCCTGCTGACGGCTCCCGTCGGGGCGCACATGGTGGGCCGCGCGGGCTACCGCACGGGCAAGGTGCGCAGCGACCTGCTGGTGACCGACGAGCTCACGCGTGACCTGGAGTCCGCGCAGCGTCGCGACGAGGCCTGA
- a CDS encoding monovalent cation/H+ antiporter complex subunit F: protein MTWVVWSAGVLIALGALFAVIRAEKGPSMLDRTVALDICVTAVIAAVALYAASDRRTDVVPVLVVLSLVGFVGSVTIARFASVEPEGQGRVRTREEIAAEEAARRQAELDEMREGHVPDEHHGGGAEGEVR, encoded by the coding sequence ATGACGTGGGTGGTGTGGAGCGCGGGCGTGCTGATCGCGCTCGGGGCGCTGTTCGCGGTCATCCGCGCGGAGAAGGGTCCGTCGATGCTGGACCGGACCGTCGCGCTCGACATCTGCGTGACCGCGGTGATCGCGGCGGTCGCGCTGTACGCCGCGTCGGACCGGCGCACCGACGTGGTGCCCGTGCTGGTGGTCCTCTCGCTCGTCGGCTTCGTGGGCTCGGTGACCATCGCGCGCTTCGCGTCGGTGGAGCCCGAGGGGCAGGGGCGGGTCCGGACGCGTGAGGAGATCGCGGCCGAGGAGGCCGCGCGTCGTCAGGCCGAGCTCGACGAGATGCGCGAGGGCCACGTGCCCGACGAGCACCACGGGGGCGGCGCGGAGGGAGAGGTGCGATGA
- a CDS encoding Na+/H+ antiporter subunit E: MSLHPRRARPAVAWGTIVWLTVVWVFLWGDLSVGNVLAGAAIALAVTTGLHMAPVDFHGRVHPWGVVRLFTRFGVDLVRASFEVAFIALRPRYVPHGAVIGVQLRSHSDLYLTMTAELCSLVPGSLVVEAHRLTGVLYLHVLDVRQAGGIEAARQAVLDQEERVLRAFASPAEQRAAGLTPRREEVRA, translated from the coding sequence ATGAGCCTGCACCCCCGTCGCGCCCGTCCCGCGGTTGCCTGGGGCACCATCGTCTGGCTCACGGTCGTGTGGGTCTTCCTGTGGGGCGACCTGTCGGTCGGCAACGTGCTCGCGGGAGCCGCGATCGCGCTCGCGGTGACCACGGGGCTGCACATGGCGCCCGTGGACTTCCACGGCCGCGTGCACCCGTGGGGTGTCGTGCGGCTGTTCACGCGGTTCGGCGTGGATCTGGTGCGGGCCTCGTTCGAGGTCGCGTTCATCGCGCTGCGGCCCCGCTACGTGCCGCACGGCGCGGTGATCGGGGTCCAGCTGCGCAGCCACTCCGACCTGTACCTGACGATGACCGCCGAGCTGTGCTCGCTGGTGCCGGGCTCGCTGGTGGTCGAGGCCCACCGGCTCACGGGCGTGCTGTACCTGCACGTGCTCGACGTGCGGCAGGCGGGCGGCATCGAGGCGGCGCGCCAGGCGGTGCTCGACCAGGAGGAGCGCGTGCTGCGGGCGTTCGCCTCCCCGGCGGAGCAGCGGGCCGCGGGGCTGACGCCGCGACGCGAGGAGGTGCGCGCATGA
- a CDS encoding Na+/H+ antiporter subunit D, translating to MTDLSWLVPLPVVLPLFAAGLTLALYRKPRLQPIVSVTALSLVLIASVTLLVVVDDGPLVVDVGDWAAPVGINLVADRLSALMLTISSAVTLCVLLYSLAQGRDDDEESAPISIYHPTFLVLAAGVGNAFLSGDLFNIYVGFEILLAASFVLITLGGTRDRIRAGTIYVVVALLSSVLFLVALAAVYAATGTVNLAQLAIRLPEIDPGVRLVLQVLLLLAFAVKAAVFPLSAWLPDSYPTAPAPVTAVFAGLLTKVGVYAIIRTQTLLFPEGRLDDVLMWLALATMVVGILGAVAQDDIKRLLSFTLVSHIGYMIFGIALSSEAGWTAAIYYVAHHITVQTALFLVVGLVERVGGSTSLTRLGGLAKLAPLLAILFFVPAMNLAGIPPLSGFLGKLGLLQAGVAAGTPLAYLLVAGSVITSLLTLYALIKAWNKAFWQTPEERPRPGRLPLGMVGPTAALITVGLVLTFAGGPLYAYTARAAQTLRERTPYVEAVLPDGQRGEGESADATDHDEAAPTGGDDS from the coding sequence GTGACGGACCTGTCCTGGCTCGTGCCCCTGCCCGTGGTGCTGCCCCTGTTCGCCGCCGGCCTCACGCTCGCGCTCTACCGCAAACCGCGGCTGCAGCCGATCGTCTCGGTCACCGCGCTGTCCCTCGTGCTGATCGCGTCGGTGACGCTGCTCGTGGTCGTCGACGACGGGCCGCTCGTGGTCGACGTCGGCGACTGGGCCGCGCCCGTGGGGATCAACCTGGTCGCGGACCGGCTCTCGGCGCTCATGCTGACGATCTCGTCGGCCGTGACGCTGTGCGTCCTGCTCTACTCCCTCGCGCAGGGCCGGGACGACGACGAGGAGTCCGCCCCGATCTCGATCTACCACCCGACGTTCCTGGTGCTCGCAGCCGGCGTCGGCAACGCGTTCCTCTCGGGCGACCTGTTCAACATCTACGTCGGGTTCGAGATCCTGCTGGCGGCGTCGTTCGTGCTCATCACGCTCGGCGGCACGCGCGACCGCATCCGCGCGGGGACCATCTACGTCGTCGTCGCGCTGCTGTCCTCGGTGCTGTTCCTGGTGGCCCTCGCGGCGGTCTACGCGGCCACCGGCACGGTGAACCTGGCGCAGCTCGCGATCCGTCTGCCGGAGATCGACCCGGGAGTGCGGCTGGTGCTGCAGGTGCTGCTGCTGCTCGCGTTCGCGGTCAAGGCGGCGGTCTTCCCGCTCTCGGCGTGGCTCCCGGACTCCTACCCGACCGCGCCGGCGCCCGTCACCGCGGTGTTCGCGGGCCTGCTCACGAAGGTCGGCGTGTACGCGATCATCCGCACCCAGACGCTCCTGTTCCCCGAGGGTCGGCTGGACGACGTCCTGATGTGGCTCGCGCTCGCGACGATGGTGGTCGGCATCCTGGGCGCGGTGGCGCAGGACGACATCAAACGGCTCCTGTCCTTCACGCTCGTGAGTCACATCGGCTACATGATCTTCGGCATCGCGCTGTCCTCGGAGGCCGGCTGGACCGCGGCGATCTACTACGTCGCGCACCACATCACCGTGCAGACGGCGCTGTTCCTGGTGGTCGGCCTGGTCGAGCGCGTGGGCGGCTCGACGTCGCTCACCCGGCTGGGCGGCCTGGCCAAGCTCGCACCCCTGCTGGCGATCCTGTTCTTCGTGCCCGCCATGAACCTGGCCGGGATCCCGCCGCTGTCCGGCTTCCTGGGCAAGCTCGGGCTCCTGCAGGCGGGCGTCGCGGCCGGGACGCCGCTGGCGTACCTGCTGGTGGCCGGCTCCGTGATCACGTCGCTGCTGACGCTCTACGCGCTGATCAAGGCGTGGAACAAGGCGTTCTGGCAGACGCCCGAGGAGCGCCCGCGGCCGGGCCGGCTGCCGCTCGGCATGGTCGGTCCCACGGCGGCGCTCATCACGGTGGGCCTGGTGCTGACGTTCGCGGGTGGCCCGCTGTACGCCTACACCGCTCGCGCGGCGCAGACGCTGCGCGAGCGCACGCCGTACGTCGAGGCGGTGCTCCCCGACGGGCAGCGCGGCGAGGGCGAGTCCGCCGACGCGACGGACCACGACGAGGCCGCGCCGACCGGTGGTGACGACTCATGA
- a CDS encoding Na(+)/H(+) antiporter subunit C: MSPNLVLVVTIAVLVTAGVYLLLERSLSRVLIGLVLLGNGVNLLFLVAGGAAGRPPIVGLEPEGRMSDPLPQAMVLTAIVITLGMTAFLLAMAYRSWQLHRHDEVQDDVEDRRIARLAAIDVRAMTDDDTEEAGQTLDEEAEQARDETDEGAPGPAPANAGEGGAR, translated from the coding sequence ATGTCCCCGAACCTCGTGCTCGTCGTGACGATCGCGGTGCTGGTGACCGCGGGCGTCTACCTGCTGCTCGAGCGCTCGCTGTCCCGCGTGCTGATCGGCCTGGTGCTGCTGGGCAACGGGGTGAACCTGTTGTTCCTGGTGGCGGGGGGCGCCGCCGGCCGGCCGCCGATCGTCGGCCTCGAGCCCGAGGGTCGGATGAGCGACCCGCTCCCTCAGGCGATGGTGCTCACCGCGATCGTCATCACGCTCGGCATGACCGCGTTCCTGCTGGCGATGGCCTACCGGTCCTGGCAGCTGCACCGGCACGACGAGGTGCAGGACGACGTCGAGGACCGCCGCATCGCCCGCCTGGCCGCGATCGACGTGCGCGCCATGACGGACGACGACACCGAGGAGGCGGGGCAGACGCTCGACGAGGAGGCCGAGCAGGCCCGTGACGAGACCGACGAGGGCGCGCCCGGTCCCGCCCCCGCGAACGCCGGCGAGGGGGGTGCGCGGTGA
- a CDS encoding Na+/H+ antiporter subunit A: MLLLLVVHLVAALIAPALVRLWGRKAFWALAAAPASAAVWALSWTGRVQDGHGPVQSVRWIPALGLELTFRLDTLSWLMTLVVGGVGALVLVYCAGYFSVAAQGLGRFGGVFLAFAGAMLGLVTSDDMILLFVFWELTTVTSYLLIGHYTDRKASRRAAMQAIVITTAGGLAMLVGVVLLGEAAGTYRLSEVVAHPPGGAATTVAIGCLLAGAATKSALIPFHFWLPAAMAAPTPVSAYLHAAAMVKAGVYLVARFAPAFAQHELWRWTVVVLGCGTLLLGGYRALRQHDLKLVLAFGTVSQLGLITLLVGLGTQATALAGLAMLGAHAMFKATLFLVVGVVDAATGTRDLRRLSGVGRELPLTALAGALGTASMIGLPPFAGYVAKEAGLEGIEHLEQGALGVVVLVSVAIGSVLTVAYGLRLWWGAFATKSAVVPESALVADAVATQQDGAVSPGTTSQAATQPDAEPAAISRPSLLLVWPAMVLAVLGLAVALLPHLGEDLLAPYAETFSVGEPGHLALWAGLTPTFVLTLGILAAGAALFVVRERVERWQVAAYRGPEADRVYRRFMRRLDDVAADVTGTTQRGSLPLYLGLVLLVFVIGTAWALLAGTRWPDRVTAFDKPAQVAFGAAAIVSAILATRARRRLKAVILLGIGGYAVAGLFLLHGAPDLALTQVLVETVTLVVFVLAMRRLPPYFSDRPLAASRWVRLAVALAVGLTVAGIALAVPGARVHAPVTEHFAEEAVTWGGGKNIVNVTLVDIRAWDTMGEISVLLVAATGVASLVFLSRRGGAIFRAQDASDDRAVWGGPDPMAPLRRGVDQVRLDAVSTDREWLRAGHTLAPQRRSVVFEVVVRLLFHTMIVYSAFLLFSGHNAPGGGFAAGLVTGIALIVRYLAGGRYELGEAAPVQPGALLGTGLFLSAGVGLVAMMLGGTVLESRIIDLHVPVIGDVHLVTSLFFDVGVYLVVIGLVLDILRSLGAELDRRAESGEDEPFGDAERPDAGLAELGSTEPPARSTADGGAP; encoded by the coding sequence GTGCTGCTGCTGCTCGTCGTGCACCTCGTAGCAGCCCTCATCGCGCCCGCACTCGTCCGGCTGTGGGGACGCAAGGCCTTCTGGGCGCTCGCTGCCGCCCCCGCGAGCGCGGCGGTCTGGGCGCTGTCCTGGACCGGCCGTGTGCAGGACGGGCACGGCCCGGTGCAGAGCGTGCGGTGGATCCCCGCGCTCGGGCTCGAGCTCACGTTCCGCCTGGACACGCTGTCCTGGTTGATGACGCTCGTCGTCGGCGGCGTGGGCGCGCTCGTCCTGGTCTACTGCGCGGGCTACTTCTCGGTCGCGGCCCAGGGCCTGGGCCGGTTCGGCGGCGTGTTCCTCGCGTTCGCGGGCGCGATGCTCGGCCTGGTCACGTCCGACGACATGATCCTGCTGTTCGTCTTCTGGGAGCTGACGACGGTCACGTCGTACCTGCTCATCGGGCACTACACGGACCGCAAGGCGAGCCGGCGCGCGGCGATGCAGGCGATCGTCATCACGACCGCGGGCGGGCTCGCGATGCTCGTCGGCGTGGTGCTGCTGGGCGAGGCCGCCGGGACGTACCGGCTGAGCGAGGTGGTCGCGCACCCGCCCGGCGGGGCCGCGACGACGGTCGCGATCGGCTGCCTGCTGGCCGGCGCCGCGACGAAGTCCGCGCTCATCCCGTTCCACTTCTGGCTCCCCGCGGCGATGGCCGCCCCGACCCCCGTCAGCGCGTACCTGCACGCGGCCGCGATGGTCAAGGCCGGCGTGTACCTGGTGGCGCGATTCGCGCCCGCGTTCGCGCAGCACGAGCTGTGGCGCTGGACGGTCGTGGTGCTCGGGTGCGGCACGTTGCTGCTGGGCGGCTACCGCGCGCTGCGCCAGCACGACCTCAAGCTGGTGCTCGCGTTCGGCACCGTCAGCCAGCTGGGCCTGATCACGCTCCTGGTCGGGCTGGGCACGCAGGCCACCGCGCTCGCGGGCCTCGCGATGCTGGGCGCGCACGCGATGTTCAAGGCGACGCTGTTCCTGGTGGTCGGCGTGGTCGACGCCGCGACGGGCACACGTGACCTGCGGCGCCTGTCCGGTGTGGGACGCGAGCTGCCGCTCACCGCGCTCGCGGGTGCGCTGGGCACCGCGAGCATGATCGGGCTGCCGCCGTTCGCGGGGTACGTCGCCAAGGAGGCGGGGCTCGAGGGCATCGAGCACCTCGAGCAGGGCGCGCTGGGTGTCGTGGTGCTCGTCTCGGTCGCGATCGGCTCGGTGCTGACCGTCGCGTACGGCCTGCGGCTGTGGTGGGGCGCGTTCGCGACGAAGTCCGCCGTGGTGCCGGAGTCGGCGCTCGTCGCGGACGCGGTGGCGACGCAGCAGGACGGTGCGGTCAGCCCCGGCACCACGAGCCAGGCCGCGACGCAGCCCGACGCCGAGCCCGCCGCGATCTCGCGGCCCAGCCTGCTGCTGGTGTGGCCGGCCATGGTGCTCGCGGTGCTCGGCCTGGCCGTCGCGCTGCTGCCCCACCTGGGCGAGGACCTGCTCGCGCCCTACGCGGAGACGTTCTCGGTGGGTGAGCCGGGCCACCTGGCGCTGTGGGCGGGCCTGACCCCCACGTTCGTGCTGACGCTCGGGATCCTCGCGGCCGGTGCCGCGCTGTTCGTCGTGCGCGAGCGCGTCGAGCGGTGGCAGGTCGCCGCGTACCGCGGGCCCGAGGCCGACCGCGTGTACCGGCGGTTCATGCGGCGCCTCGACGACGTGGCCGCGGACGTCACGGGCACCACGCAGCGCGGCTCGCTGCCGCTGTACCTGGGCCTGGTGCTCCTCGTGTTCGTCATCGGCACCGCGTGGGCGCTGCTCGCGGGCACGCGTTGGCCGGACCGGGTCACGGCGTTCGACAAGCCCGCGCAGGTCGCGTTCGGTGCCGCCGCGATCGTGTCCGCGATCCTGGCCACGCGCGCGCGCCGGCGGCTCAAGGCCGTGATCCTGCTCGGCATCGGCGGGTACGCCGTGGCGGGCCTGTTTCTGCTGCACGGTGCGCCTGACCTGGCGCTCACGCAGGTGCTCGTCGAGACCGTGACGCTCGTGGTGTTCGTCCTGGCGATGCGGCGGCTGCCGCCCTACTTCTCCGACCGGCCGCTCGCGGCGTCCCGGTGGGTGCGGCTCGCGGTCGCGCTCGCGGTCGGGCTCACGGTCGCGGGGATCGCGCTCGCGGTCCCGGGCGCGCGCGTGCACGCACCCGTGACCGAGCACTTCGCCGAGGAGGCCGTCACGTGGGGCGGCGGGAAGAACATCGTCAACGTCACGCTGGTGGACATCCGCGCGTGGGACACCATGGGCGAGATCTCGGTGCTGCTGGTCGCGGCCACGGGCGTCGCGTCGCTCGTGTTCCTCTCACGCCGCGGCGGCGCGATCTTCCGCGCGCAGGACGCCTCCGACGACCGCGCCGTGTGGGGCGGGCCCGACCCGATGGCGCCGCTGCGCCGCGGCGTGGACCAGGTCCGGCTCGACGCGGTGTCCACCGACCGCGAGTGGCTGCGCGCGGGGCACACCCTGGCGCCGCAGCGCCGCTCGGTGGTGTTCGAGGTCGTGGTGCGCCTGCTGTTCCACACGATGATCGTCTACTCGGCGTTCCTGCTGTTCAGCGGGCACAACGCACCCGGTGGCGGGTTCGCGGCCGGCCTGGTCACGGGTATCGCACTGATCGTGCGGTACCTGGCCGGCGGGCGGTACGAGCTCGGGGAGGCGGCCCCGGTCCAGCCGGGTGCGCTCCTGGGCACGGGCCTGTTCCTGTCCGCGGGCGTGGGTCTGGTCGCGATGATGCTGGGCGGCACGGTGCTGGAGTCGCGGATCATCGACCTGCACGTGCCCGTGATCGGCGACGTGCACCTGGTGACCAGCCTGTTCTTCGACGTGGGCGTGTACCTGGTGGTGATCGGACTGGTCCTGGACATCCTGCGCTCGCTCGGTGCCGAGCTCGACCGCCGGGCGGAGAGCGGTGAGGACGAGCCGTTCGGTGACGCCGAACGCCCCGACGCGGGGCTGGCCGAGCTGGGCTCGACCGAGCCCCCGGCCCGCTCGACCGCGGACGGGGGTGCGCCGTGA